In one Corallococcus sp. EGB genomic region, the following are encoded:
- a CDS encoding ATP-binding protein yields MVSPAPLPPAEVDSGARLVLAEHLLACESAVASARAVVEWLARRHGAPAACVGPAEGASASTCLASEGLTGAQQAALARAWDAHGSPLAASRTRPGARWLAADAVEGAAMPGGFLAVPLGRSGASAAALLVVGLPGPAVPEDVAWVAACAGPLLARQLAGDARAPRRPEPDRLLRRVINAVSDPVLLTDTEGTLLFANARAEALLVAGPDSSPGRTRAVELNQRLFRETLTQGGTSVHRREVPLVDPLEGMDLLFELITTPVLAPDGPSVVVSVLRNLTDLGRATQALGESYRQLRATEREARSERHRLDRVLDSVADPIILTDPTGGMVMMNDPAERLFAWPHEEGPASEGPAGEAMLRRVRSNDALFASFLANLLGPENAGVSRWKSQLTLDDPATGAPVPMEAMANKVQGDGGELTGIVTVFHDRTEVLERARLLERVKEVSSELEARVQSATAELAEQNEKLRRQAIQLEQASAAKSQFLANMSHEFRTPLNAILGYTNMLLQGVSGEMTPPQRRNLTRIDSNGRHLLEVINEILDITRIEAGRMPLHLSDFGIPELLQEVMAEMDPIIARSKLSVDTRLDEGLPGVWSDRQKVKQIVLNLLSNALKFTHEGGVQVMAEYQNATGTVAISVKDTGIGIDVSNQEKIFEDFQQVDSSPTRAYGGTGLGLSICRRLAEMIGGRVSLQSAPGQGSTFTLHFPRRARRT; encoded by the coding sequence GTGGTGTCCCCTGCCCCGCTGCCCCCCGCCGAAGTCGATTCCGGGGCGCGCCTCGTGCTCGCCGAGCACCTGCTCGCCTGCGAGTCCGCCGTCGCCAGCGCGCGAGCGGTCGTGGAGTGGCTCGCGCGCAGGCATGGTGCGCCGGCCGCCTGTGTCGGTCCCGCGGAGGGCGCGAGCGCGTCCACGTGCCTGGCCAGCGAAGGGCTGACGGGCGCGCAGCAGGCCGCGCTGGCCCGGGCGTGGGATGCGCACGGCTCACCGCTCGCCGCCTCCCGCACCCGGCCCGGGGCACGGTGGCTGGCGGCGGACGCGGTGGAGGGCGCGGCGATGCCGGGTGGGTTCCTGGCGGTGCCGCTGGGCCGCTCCGGAGCCTCCGCGGCCGCGCTGCTGGTGGTGGGGCTGCCCGGCCCGGCCGTGCCGGAGGACGTAGCATGGGTGGCGGCGTGCGCGGGGCCGCTCCTGGCCCGGCAGCTGGCCGGGGACGCTCGGGCGCCGCGGCGTCCGGAGCCGGACCGGCTGCTCCGCCGGGTCATCAACGCGGTGTCGGATCCGGTGCTGCTCACGGACACGGAGGGCACGCTGCTCTTCGCCAACGCGCGCGCGGAGGCGCTGCTGGTGGCGGGCCCGGACTCGAGCCCTGGCCGCACGCGCGCGGTGGAGCTCAACCAGCGCCTGTTCCGGGAGACGCTCACGCAGGGCGGCACCTCGGTGCACCGGCGCGAGGTGCCGCTGGTGGATCCGCTGGAGGGCATGGACCTGCTCTTCGAGCTCATCACCACGCCGGTGCTGGCGCCGGACGGGCCATCCGTGGTGGTGAGCGTGCTGCGCAACCTCACGGACCTGGGCCGCGCCACGCAGGCCCTGGGCGAGAGCTACCGGCAGCTGCGCGCCACGGAGCGCGAGGCCCGGAGCGAGCGCCACCGCCTGGACCGGGTGCTGGACTCGGTGGCGGACCCCATCATCCTGACCGACCCCACGGGCGGAATGGTGATGATGAACGACCCGGCCGAGCGGCTCTTCGCATGGCCCCATGAAGAGGGCCCGGCGAGCGAGGGCCCCGCGGGCGAGGCCATGCTGCGCCGGGTGCGCTCCAACGACGCCCTCTTCGCGTCCTTCCTGGCGAACCTGCTGGGGCCGGAGAACGCGGGCGTGTCGCGCTGGAAGAGCCAGCTGACCCTGGACGACCCGGCCACCGGCGCGCCCGTGCCCATGGAGGCCATGGCCAACAAGGTGCAGGGCGACGGGGGCGAGCTGACGGGCATCGTCACCGTCTTCCACGACCGCACGGAGGTGCTGGAGCGGGCGCGGCTGCTGGAGCGCGTGAAGGAGGTCTCCAGCGAGCTGGAGGCGCGCGTGCAGTCCGCCACCGCGGAGCTGGCGGAGCAGAACGAGAAGCTGCGCCGGCAGGCCATCCAGCTGGAGCAGGCGAGCGCGGCCAAGTCGCAGTTCCTGGCCAACATGTCCCACGAGTTCCGCACGCCGCTCAACGCCATCCTCGGCTACACGAACATGCTCCTGCAGGGCGTGTCCGGGGAGATGACGCCGCCGCAGCGCAGGAACCTCACGCGCATCGACTCCAACGGGCGGCACCTGTTGGAGGTCATCAACGAGATCCTGGACATCACCCGCATCGAGGCGGGGCGGATGCCGCTGCACCTGTCGGACTTCGGGATTCCGGAGCTGTTGCAGGAGGTGATGGCGGAGATGGACCCCATCATCGCACGCAGCAAGCTGTCGGTGGACACGCGCCTGGATGAGGGGCTGCCAGGGGTGTGGAGCGACCGACAGAAGGTGAAGCAGATCGTCCTCAACCTGTTGTCCAACGCGCTGAAGTTCACGCACGAAGGCGGCGTGCAGGTGATGGCGGAGTATCAGAACGCCACCGGCACCGTGGCCATCTCGGTGAAGGACACCGGCATCGGAATCGACGTGTCGAACCAGGAGAAGATCTTCGAGGACTTCCAGCAGGTGGACAGCTCGCCCACGCGGGCCTATGGGGGGACAGGCCTGGGTCTGTCCATCTGCCGCCGACTGGCCGAGATGATAGGGGGACGCGTCTCCCTCCAGAGCGCTCCGGGCCAGGGTTCGACCTTCACCCTGCACTTTCCAAGACGTGCGAGACGGACATGA
- a CDS encoding FAD-dependent oxidoreductase, protein MNEERQHKSLWTVTTRPRDFPPLAGDLEVDVAIIGGGVAGLTTAWLLKRAGKKVAVLEMHRILSGQTGQTTAHLTELLDTPYTTLAKHFGEKGAHLAASSSRAAIEQIASLVETLGIDCGFTRAPAFRYAENERELRDLLHEVAVAKQVGLLATFTREVPLPFPVKGALRVEDQALFHPREYLLALADRIPGDGCHLFENTKVVDIHDGAPCRVVTERGTVTAQAVVEATTTPLNRVAMHTKLYPYRTYAVAAPLDGPLEPGQYFDSRDPYHYIRTQQVDGVPYVIVGGEDHKVGSEEDTEARFAALQAYTRDRFPVRRITHRWSGQVIEPADGLPYIGRNVGSRHVYVATGFSGTGMTFGTLAGMLLTDLILGNENPYAALYDAGRVKPRAGARDFIQENAEVAFRFVADRLAKPDGRHLADVAPGEAKILEVEGRKVAVYREEDGTPHAVSPVCTHLGCHVHWNNAERTWDCPCHGGRFSPTGRVLNGPAVKDLPSVKLPMK, encoded by the coding sequence ATGAACGAAGAGCGCCAGCACAAATCCCTCTGGACGGTGACGACGCGTCCCCGAGACTTCCCCCCCCTGGCGGGCGACCTGGAAGTGGACGTGGCCATCATCGGCGGAGGCGTCGCGGGCCTGACGACCGCCTGGTTGTTGAAGCGCGCCGGCAAGAAGGTGGCGGTGCTGGAGATGCACCGCATCCTCTCCGGACAGACGGGGCAGACCACCGCGCACCTCACGGAGCTGCTGGACACGCCGTACACCACGCTCGCGAAGCACTTTGGTGAGAAGGGCGCGCACCTGGCCGCGTCCTCCAGCAGGGCCGCCATTGAACAGATTGCGTCCCTGGTGGAGACGCTCGGCATCGACTGCGGCTTCACCCGGGCGCCGGCCTTCCGCTACGCGGAGAACGAGCGCGAGCTGCGCGACCTGTTGCATGAGGTCGCGGTGGCGAAGCAGGTGGGGCTCCTGGCCACCTTCACCCGGGAGGTGCCGCTGCCCTTCCCGGTGAAGGGCGCGCTGCGCGTGGAGGACCAGGCCCTGTTCCACCCGCGCGAATACCTGCTCGCGCTCGCGGACCGCATCCCCGGCGACGGCTGCCACCTCTTCGAGAACACCAAGGTCGTGGACATCCACGACGGCGCGCCCTGCCGCGTCGTCACGGAGCGCGGCACGGTGACGGCGCAGGCGGTGGTGGAGGCCACCACCACGCCGCTCAACCGCGTGGCCATGCACACCAAGCTCTATCCGTACCGCACCTACGCGGTGGCGGCCCCGCTGGACGGGCCGCTGGAGCCGGGCCAGTACTTCGACAGCCGCGACCCGTATCACTACATCCGCACGCAGCAGGTGGACGGGGTGCCCTACGTCATCGTGGGCGGCGAGGACCACAAGGTCGGCAGCGAGGAGGACACCGAAGCGCGCTTCGCCGCGCTGCAGGCGTACACGCGAGACCGCTTCCCGGTGAGGCGCATCACCCACCGCTGGTCCGGTCAGGTCATCGAGCCCGCGGACGGCCTGCCCTATATCGGCCGCAACGTGGGCAGCCGCCACGTCTACGTGGCCACGGGCTTCTCCGGCACGGGCATGACGTTCGGCACGCTCGCGGGCATGTTGCTGACGGACCTCATCCTCGGCAACGAGAACCCCTACGCCGCGCTCTACGATGCGGGCCGCGTGAAGCCCAGGGCCGGCGCCAGGGACTTCATCCAGGAGAACGCGGAGGTGGCCTTCCGCTTCGTCGCGGACCGGCTGGCGAAGCCGGACGGACGCCACCTGGCGGACGTGGCGCCGGGCGAGGCCAAGATCCTGGAGGTGGAGGGCCGCAAGGTGGCCGTGTACCGCGAGGAGGACGGCACGCCCCACGCGGTGTCCCCGGTGTGCACGCACCTGGGCTGCCACGTGCACTGGAACAACGCGGAGCGCACCTGGGACTGCCCCTGCCACGGCGGCCGCTTCAGCCCCACCGGCCGCGTGCTGAACGGTCCCGCGGTGAAGGACCTGCCGTCCGTGAAGCTGCCGATGAAGTGA
- a CDS encoding hemerythrin domain-containing protein: protein MNALELIKQQHEEVAGLFKKYEKLAEHADAERQELFEQIADRLGAHAKIEEDYFYPALKKEDTEDDLREAVEEHLSVKRLIADLLEMDASDEEFDAKMKVLQEQVEHHVEEEEGDLFKAARKLLSKDQLDDLGIQLEEEYDTLMEGEPRNDVPAETEHAAPI from the coding sequence ATGAACGCGTTGGAGCTGATCAAGCAGCAGCACGAAGAGGTGGCCGGGCTCTTCAAGAAGTACGAGAAGCTGGCGGAGCACGCGGACGCCGAGCGCCAGGAGCTGTTCGAGCAGATCGCCGACCGGCTGGGCGCGCACGCGAAGATTGAAGAGGACTACTTCTATCCGGCGCTGAAGAAGGAGGACACGGAGGACGACCTGCGCGAGGCCGTGGAGGAGCACCTCTCCGTCAAGCGCCTCATCGCGGACCTGCTGGAGATGGACGCCTCCGACGAGGAGTTCGACGCGAAGATGAAGGTCCTCCAGGAGCAGGTGGAGCACCACGTCGAGGAGGAGGAGGGCGACCTCTTCAAGGCGGCGCGCAAGCTCCTCAGCAAGGACCAGCTTGATGACCTGGGCATCCAACTGGAAGAGGAGTACGACACCCTGATGGAGGGCGAGCCGCGCAACGACGTGCCCGCGGAGACGGAGCACGCCGCGCCCATCTAG
- a CDS encoding DNA-3-methyladenine glycosylase: MPRAPVSTPVLLPDAFTPAARRALVRADPTLGTLFKKIGPFRFTRTPLHSPFEALAHSIVYQQLHGRAAATIFGRVCERVGKGRDFTPQKLLALPDTTLREAGLSANKLLAIQDLARKTVDGTVPPLARVRRMSDADLIEHLTQVRGIGQWTVEMLLIFRLGRPDILPVDDYGVRKGFMVLHNLEEQPKPKALLEYGERWRPFRSVVSWYLWRAAEAPVGTFAPPEDS, translated from the coding sequence ATGCCGCGCGCTCCTGTCTCCACCCCCGTGTTGCTGCCGGATGCCTTCACCCCCGCCGCCCGCCGCGCCCTCGTGCGCGCGGACCCGACGCTGGGCACGCTCTTCAAGAAGATAGGGCCGTTCCGCTTCACGCGGACCCCGCTGCACAGCCCCTTCGAGGCGCTGGCGCACTCCATCGTCTACCAGCAGCTCCACGGCCGCGCGGCGGCCACCATCTTCGGCCGCGTCTGCGAGCGGGTGGGGAAGGGCAGGGACTTCACGCCCCAGAAGCTGCTCGCGCTCCCGGACACCACGCTGCGCGAGGCCGGGCTGTCCGCGAACAAGCTGCTGGCCATCCAGGACCTGGCGCGCAAGACGGTGGACGGCACGGTGCCGCCGCTCGCGCGCGTGCGCCGCATGTCCGACGCGGACCTCATCGAGCACCTCACCCAGGTGCGCGGCATTGGCCAGTGGACCGTGGAGATGCTGCTCATCTTCCGCCTGGGCCGGCCGGACATCCTCCCCGTGGATGACTACGGCGTGCGCAAGGGCTTCATGGTGCTCCACAACCTGGAGGAACAGCCCAAGCCCAAGGCGCTCCTGGAGTACGGCGAGCGCTGGCGTCCGTTCCGCAGCGTGGTGAGCTGGTACCTGTGGCGGGCGGCGGAGGCGCCCGTGGGCACCTTCGCACCGCCGGAGGACAGCTAG
- a CDS encoding zinc-dependent alcohol dehydrogenase yields MRALTYQGPYRVQVEQKPDPRIEHPQDVVLKVTRAAICGSDLHLLHGLVPDTRVGCTFGHEFTGVVEEVGREVSQLRKGDRVVVPFNISCGTCFYCQRGLTGNCENSNPGSDVASGVYGYSHTTGGFDGGQAEYVRVPFADVGPMKIPDAMDDESVLFLSDILPTGYQAAEMGEIKGGETVVVFGAGPVGLFAMKSAWLMGAGRVVAVDHVPYRLEFARKFANVETVNFKEVGDIVLHLKEMFEGRGPDVCIDAVGMEAEGSRAHRVLGLGLKLEAGAPTVIEWCINSVRKGGNVSIIGVYGPPWNFVPIGTAMNKGLTLRMNQANTRRYMPHLLEHIQAGRIDAKGIITHRFPLEQAPDAYHLFAQKRDGCVKCVLMPHGHA; encoded by the coding sequence ATGCGCGCACTCACGTACCAGGGGCCCTATCGGGTCCAGGTGGAGCAGAAGCCCGACCCCCGCATCGAGCATCCGCAGGACGTGGTCCTCAAGGTGACCCGCGCCGCCATCTGCGGTTCGGACCTGCACCTGTTGCACGGCCTGGTGCCGGACACGCGCGTGGGCTGCACCTTCGGCCACGAGTTCACCGGCGTGGTGGAGGAGGTGGGCAGGGAGGTGTCGCAGCTGAGGAAGGGCGACCGCGTGGTGGTGCCCTTCAACATCTCCTGCGGCACCTGCTTCTACTGTCAGCGCGGCCTCACCGGGAACTGCGAGAACAGCAACCCCGGCAGCGACGTGGCCTCCGGCGTCTACGGCTACTCGCACACCACGGGCGGCTTCGACGGCGGCCAGGCCGAGTACGTGCGCGTGCCCTTCGCGGACGTGGGGCCCATGAAGATTCCGGACGCCATGGACGACGAGTCCGTCCTCTTCCTCTCCGACATCCTGCCCACCGGCTACCAGGCCGCGGAGATGGGCGAAATCAAGGGCGGCGAGACGGTGGTGGTGTTCGGCGCGGGCCCGGTGGGCCTCTTCGCGATGAAGTCCGCGTGGCTGATGGGCGCGGGCCGCGTGGTGGCGGTGGACCACGTGCCGTACCGCCTGGAGTTCGCGCGCAAGTTTGCCAACGTGGAGACGGTGAACTTCAAGGAGGTGGGCGACATCGTCCTGCACCTGAAGGAGATGTTCGAGGGCCGCGGCCCGGACGTCTGCATCGACGCGGTGGGCATGGAGGCGGAGGGCTCGCGCGCGCACCGCGTGCTGGGCCTGGGGCTGAAGCTGGAGGCCGGCGCGCCCACCGTCATTGAGTGGTGCATCAACTCCGTGCGCAAGGGCGGCAACGTCTCCATCATCGGCGTGTATGGGCCGCCGTGGAACTTCGTGCCCATTGGCACCGCGATGAACAAGGGGCTGACCTTGCGCATGAACCAGGCGAACACGCGCCGGTACATGCCGCACCTCCTGGAGCACATCCAGGCGGGCCGCATCGACGCGAAGGGCATCATCACCCACCGCTTCCCGCTGGAGCAGGCGCCGGACGCCTACCACCTGTTCGCGCAGAAGCGCGACGGGTGCGTGAAGTGCGTCCTCATGCCGCACGGCCACGCGTGA
- a CDS encoding GFA family protein, whose amino-acid sequence MAEMKTYTGGCHCGQVRYEATTDLAQVVSCNCSICHKIGAVLTFVPPEQFKSLSGADVVKTYQFNKKVINHLHCPTCGVESYAMGKGPDGKAMYAVNLRCVEGLDLSTLKPFPYNGRDA is encoded by the coding sequence ATGGCGGAGATGAAGACGTATACGGGCGGCTGCCACTGTGGACAGGTCCGCTACGAGGCGACCACGGACCTGGCGCAGGTGGTCAGCTGCAACTGTTCCATCTGCCACAAGATTGGCGCGGTGCTGACGTTCGTCCCGCCGGAGCAGTTCAAGTCCCTCTCCGGCGCGGACGTGGTGAAGACCTACCAGTTCAACAAGAAGGTCATCAACCACCTGCACTGCCCCACCTGCGGCGTGGAGTCCTACGCCATGGGCAAGGGTCCGGACGGCAAGGCCATGTACGCCGTCAACCTGCGCTGCGTGGAAGGCCTGGACCTGTCCACGCTCAAGCCCTTCCCCTACAACGGCCGGGACGCGTAA
- a CDS encoding MFS transporter: protein MRRIPSRLWLLCALYFVQGLPFGFQVTALPVYLRSRGVSLAALGFAGALSLPWMFKALWAPLVDRYGSERVGRRRSWILPMQAGLALACALAAFAAGRGSLPLLLGLIFVMNLFAATQDIAVDGFAVDLLRPEELGLGNTAQVVGYKLGMLTGGGLLVWASARIGWSGLFLAMAALCLAVFTVVLFVREPPPRESEEGPESPRLDWPALWARIKAAVTVPGTGWLLLFIGTYKLGETMSDVLYKPFLVDAGYTAGQIGLWVGTWGTAASLLGSTCGGILAARLPLLRAVALTGTLRLLPLAGRWLLTRAGVSDASVLGVTLTEEFFGGALTTVMFAFMMSRTDRRIGATHYTLLASVEVAGKAPAGPLAGVLADPKFGNLGYANMFLLGVVLSAAFLALLAPLRRHAPAPAAPQPAS from the coding sequence ATGCGACGCATCCCGTCCCGGCTGTGGCTGTTGTGCGCGCTGTACTTCGTGCAGGGGCTGCCCTTCGGCTTCCAGGTGACGGCGCTGCCCGTCTACCTGCGCTCGCGCGGCGTATCGCTGGCCGCGCTGGGGTTCGCGGGCGCGCTGTCCCTGCCGTGGATGTTCAAGGCGCTGTGGGCGCCGCTGGTGGACCGCTACGGCTCCGAGCGCGTGGGGCGCAGGCGTTCGTGGATCCTTCCCATGCAGGCGGGGCTCGCGCTCGCGTGCGCGCTGGCGGCCTTCGCGGCGGGGCGGGGCTCGCTGCCCCTGCTGCTGGGCCTCATCTTCGTGATGAACCTCTTCGCCGCGACGCAGGACATCGCGGTGGACGGCTTCGCGGTGGACCTCCTGCGGCCGGAGGAGCTGGGCCTGGGCAACACCGCGCAGGTGGTGGGCTACAAGCTGGGCATGCTCACCGGCGGCGGGCTCCTGGTGTGGGCCAGCGCGCGCATCGGCTGGTCCGGGCTGTTCCTCGCCATGGCCGCGCTGTGCCTGGCCGTCTTCACCGTCGTCCTCTTCGTGCGCGAGCCGCCCCCGCGCGAGTCCGAGGAAGGGCCGGAGTCACCGAGGCTGGACTGGCCCGCGCTCTGGGCCCGCATCAAGGCCGCGGTCACCGTGCCGGGCACCGGGTGGCTGCTGCTCTTCATCGGCACGTACAAGCTGGGCGAGACGATGTCCGACGTCCTCTACAAGCCCTTCCTCGTGGACGCGGGCTACACCGCCGGTCAGATTGGCCTGTGGGTGGGCACGTGGGGCACCGCCGCTTCCCTCCTGGGCTCCACGTGCGGAGGCATCCTCGCCGCGCGCCTGCCGCTGCTGCGGGCGGTGGCGCTCACCGGCACGCTGCGTTTGTTGCCGCTCGCGGGGCGCTGGCTGCTCACGCGGGCGGGCGTCAGCGACGCGAGCGTGCTGGGCGTCACCCTCACCGAGGAGTTCTTCGGCGGCGCGCTCACCACGGTGATGTTCGCGTTCATGATGTCGCGCACGGACCGGCGCATTGGCGCCACGCACTACACGCTGCTGGCCAGCGTGGAGGTCGCGGGCAAGGCGCCGGCGGGGCCGCTCGCGGGCGTGCTCGCGGATCCAAAGTTCGGCAACCTGGGCTACGCGAACATGTTCCTGTTGGGCGTCGTGCTGTCCGCCGCGTTCCTGGCGCTGCTCGCGCCCCTGCGCCGCCACGCGCCCGCGCCCGCGGCACCACAGCCCGCATCGTGA
- a CDS encoding SIMPL domain-containing protein (The SIMPL domain is named for its presence in mouse protein SIMPL (signalling molecule that associates with mouse pelle-like kinase). Bacterial member BP26, from Brucella, was shown to assemble into a channel-like structure, while YggE from E. coli has been associated with resistance to oxidative stress.), whose product MPEQAAAESGIIVVELFSEHELEADHVDAVVDVKASSFFTGNAAFTNAREVAALVRCMEDLGVQAAAFTLQSVQAETTEGLLTRSSSALYTVRIRLVDMARVGDVLAALSGQKQATLRELRWGYTHEPEARQDWLEALARESVKKARRVAAGLGVTLAGLHRFSERIWESQAFGARGGGYGGGGEDVVPMAPPGSYSVKRTASLGFPVSHRKKVHVMATAEFRTRPAPES is encoded by the coding sequence ATGCCGGAGCAAGCCGCAGCCGAGTCGGGAATCATCGTCGTGGAGCTGTTCTCCGAGCACGAGCTGGAGGCGGACCACGTGGACGCGGTGGTGGACGTGAAGGCGTCCTCGTTCTTCACCGGCAACGCGGCCTTCACCAACGCGCGCGAGGTGGCCGCGCTGGTGCGCTGCATGGAGGACCTGGGCGTGCAGGCCGCGGCCTTCACCCTCCAGTCGGTGCAGGCGGAGACCACGGAGGGGCTGCTCACGCGCTCCTCGTCCGCCCTCTACACGGTGCGCATCCGCCTGGTGGACATGGCGCGGGTGGGGGACGTGCTCGCCGCGCTGTCCGGCCAGAAGCAGGCGACGCTGCGCGAGCTCAGGTGGGGCTACACACACGAGCCGGAGGCCCGGCAGGACTGGCTGGAGGCGCTGGCCCGCGAGTCGGTGAAGAAGGCGCGCCGCGTGGCGGCCGGGCTGGGCGTGACGCTGGCCGGGCTGCACCGCTTCTCCGAGCGCATCTGGGAGTCGCAGGCCTTCGGCGCGAGGGGCGGAGGGTATGGCGGCGGGGGAGAGGACGTGGTGCCCATGGCCCCGCCGGGCAGCTACAGCGTGAAGCGGACCGCGTCGCTGGGCTTCCCCGTGTCCCACCGCAAGAAGGTGCACGTGATGGCCACCGCGGAGTTCCGCACGCGCCCGGCCCCGGAGTCCTGA
- a CDS encoding pyridoxal phosphate-dependent aminotransferase, with amino-acid sequence MSDSVPLHAFRTVPRTGVIFVTAEASRRGYRPGDPDWCNLGQGQPETGDLPGAPPRVHSVTVDMADQEYAPVAGLWEVREAIAGLYNRLYRKGMPSQYSAENVCLSGGGRAALTRAAASLGSVNLGHFLPDYTAYEELLDVFKAFTAIPILLEGERGYAFTHEDLRREVQGRGLSALLFSNPCNPTGKLVQGDELARWVGVARELECSLLIDEFYSHYVWTGRPGVLPVESAARYVEDVNRDPVILFDGLTKNWRYPGWRMTWTVGPRQVIDTVSSAGSFLDGGGSRPLQRAAIPLLQEDTVVAETRAIHHTFREKRDRFHSRLERLGIRTDRAPDGTFYVWGNLSGLPAPLNDGMAFFRAALEHQVITVPGEFFDVNPGKRRARASRFRNYVRLSFGPSWETLDKALQRLEALVMKHTPGAP; translated from the coding sequence GTGAGCGACAGCGTCCCCCTGCATGCGTTTCGCACCGTGCCCCGCACGGGCGTCATCTTCGTCACCGCCGAGGCCTCGCGCCGCGGCTACCGTCCCGGCGACCCGGACTGGTGCAACCTGGGCCAGGGTCAGCCGGAGACGGGCGACCTGCCAGGCGCCCCGCCGCGCGTGCACTCGGTGACGGTGGACATGGCGGACCAGGAGTACGCGCCCGTCGCGGGCCTCTGGGAGGTGCGCGAGGCCATCGCGGGGCTCTACAACCGGCTCTACCGCAAGGGGATGCCGAGCCAGTACAGCGCGGAGAACGTCTGCCTGTCCGGCGGTGGCCGCGCGGCCCTCACCCGCGCCGCGGCGAGCCTGGGGAGCGTGAACCTGGGCCACTTCCTGCCGGACTACACCGCGTACGAAGAGCTGCTGGACGTCTTCAAGGCGTTCACCGCCATCCCCATCCTGCTGGAGGGCGAGCGCGGCTACGCCTTCACGCACGAGGACCTGCGCCGGGAGGTTCAGGGCCGCGGGCTGTCCGCGCTGCTCTTCTCCAACCCGTGCAACCCCACCGGCAAGCTGGTGCAGGGGGACGAGCTGGCGCGGTGGGTGGGCGTGGCGCGCGAGCTGGAGTGCTCGCTGCTCATCGACGAGTTCTATTCGCACTACGTCTGGACGGGCCGCCCGGGCGTGCTGCCGGTGGAGAGCGCGGCGCGGTACGTGGAGGACGTGAACCGCGACCCGGTGATTCTCTTCGACGGGCTCACCAAGAACTGGCGCTACCCGGGCTGGCGCATGACGTGGACGGTGGGGCCCAGGCAGGTCATCGACACGGTCTCCAGCGCGGGCAGCTTCCTGGACGGCGGCGGCAGCCGGCCCCTGCAGCGCGCGGCGATTCCGCTGCTCCAGGAGGACACGGTGGTGGCGGAGACGCGCGCCATCCACCACACGTTCCGGGAGAAGAGGGACCGGTTCCACTCGCGGCTGGAGCGGCTGGGCATCCGCACGGACCGGGCGCCGGACGGGACGTTCTACGTCTGGGGCAACCTGTCCGGGCTGCCCGCGCCGCTCAACGACGGCATGGCCTTCTTCCGCGCCGCGCTGGAGCACCAGGTCATCACCGTGCCCGGCGAGTTCTTCGACGTGAACCCGGGCAAGCGCCGCGCGCGGGCCTCGCGCTTCCGCAACTACGTGCGCCTGTCCTTCGGCCCGTCGTGGGAGACCCTGGACAAGGCGCTCCAGCGGCTGGAGGCGCTCGTGATGAAGCACACGCCCGGCGCTCCGTGA
- the dps gene encoding DNA starvation/stationary phase protection protein Dps, whose translation MALYKSPSPLSEQARTAIAATLNERLADGLDLHSQIKVAHWNIKGPQFAALHPLFETFAVSLANHNDSIAERAVTLGGRAYGTSRHVGKHSHLPDYPQETSRDLEHVKLLAERIEVYLNGLRDSRKAVEGHQDTDTVDLFTGIITEFEKHAWFLRASLEG comes from the coding sequence ATGGCCCTCTACAAGAGCCCGAGTCCCCTCTCCGAGCAGGCCCGCACCGCCATCGCCGCCACCCTCAACGAGCGGCTCGCGGATGGGTTGGACCTGCACTCGCAGATCAAGGTCGCCCACTGGAACATCAAGGGCCCGCAGTTCGCCGCGCTGCACCCGCTGTTCGAGACCTTCGCGGTGAGCCTGGCCAACCACAACGACTCCATCGCGGAGCGCGCGGTGACGCTGGGCGGGCGCGCCTATGGCACCAGCCGCCATGTGGGCAAGCACAGCCACCTGCCGGACTATCCCCAGGAGACCTCGCGCGACCTGGAGCACGTGAAGCTGCTGGCCGAGCGCATCGAGGTGTACCTCAACGGCCTGCGCGACAGCCGCAAGGCGGTGGAGGGGCACCAGGACACGGACACGGTGGACCTCTTCACGGGCATCATCACCGAGTTCGAGAAGCACGCCTGGTTCCTGCGCGCCTCCCTGGAAGGATGA